The Thermodesulfobacteriota bacterium nucleotide sequence TCTTCGATGAATTCCACGAGCGCTCTCTGGAGGCCGATCTCGGCCTTGCCCTCTGTCTGGATGTTCAGGAGGTCTTGCGGCCAGACTTGCGCCTGCTGGTCATGTCCGCCACCCTGGATACGGCGGCGGTGGCCGGCCTTCTGGGCGGGGCCCCGGTCCTCGCCGCCCAGGGTCGGGCCTTTCCGGTGACGATCCAGCATCTGCCCGAGGGGGTGGCCCTGGCCTTGCCGGAGCGTCGCCAGGACCTGGCCCGCCAGACCGCGGCCGGAATCCGGCAGCTCCTGGCCGAGACCACCGGTGATCTTCTGGCCTTTCTTCCCGGCGGCGGCGAGATCCGGGCCACCATGGCCGAGCTGGCCGCACGGCCCCAGGAAGGCCTCCTCACCGCCCCCCTCTACGGCGATCTGCCCCGGATCGATCAGGAGCGGGCCCTCATGCCTGACCCTGGTGGCCGGCGGCGGGTGGTCCTGGCCTCGGCCATTGCCGAGACCAGCCTGACCATCGAGGGCGTGGAGGGGGTGGTGGACTGCGGCTGGACCAGGGCGCCCCGCTTCGATGCCAACCGCGGCCTCGGCCGCCTGGTGACGGTGCGGGTCTCCCAGGCCGAGGCCAGCCAGCGGGCCGGCCGGGCGGGCCGCCTGGGGCCGGGCCGCTGCCTGCGCCTCTGGCCCGCCTCCCTCACCCCCAGCCTGCGGCCGGACCGGCTGCCGGAGATGCTGGCCAGCGATCTGGCCGGCCTGGCCCTGGAGCTGGCGGCTTGGGGGGTTCATGACCCTTCGGCCCTGCGCTGGCTGGATCCGCCACCGGCCGCGGCCTGGGAGCAGGGCCGGGCGCTCCTCGCCGAGCTGGGTGCCCTGGATGCTGCGGGCCAGCTCACGGCGCGCGGCCGCGCCATGGCCCGGCTGCCGGCCGAGCCCCGGCTGGCCAGCCTGCTCCTGGCTGCGGCCCAGTGGGGTGTCCCTGCCCTGGGCTGCGACCTGGCGGCCATCTTATCCGAGCGGGATCTGCTGCTGCCCACCGCCCAACCCCGGCCCTGCGACCTGGAGCTGCGGCTGCAGGCCCTGGCGGCCTTCCGCCAACAAGGCGGTGCCGCGGCCCGCTCCCGGGGCGCCGACCCGGAGGCCTGCCGCCGGGTCACCCAGGCCAGCCGCGCCTGGGAGCGGCTGTTGCCGGCAAGGCAGGGCGAATCCGACCGGTCAGACGCGTCCGACCCGTCCGACAAGGCGTCCCGCCCTGGTGCCCTTCTCGCTGCTGCCTTCCCGGACCGGGTGGCCAGGCTGCGGCCCGGCCGGCGGCACCACTTCACCCTGGCCGCCGGCCGCGGGGCGGTCCTGCCGCCCCATGATCCGCTGGCTGGCCACGAATTCCTGGTGGTGCCGGCTCTGGATGCTGGCCGCAGCGAGGGCCGCATCTTCCTGGCGGC carries:
- the hrpB gene encoding ATP-dependent helicase HrpB, with product MDRFAPALPPALPILPLLPELTVTLADYQSAVLAAPPGAGKTTAVPLALLAAPWLAGRKILLLEPRRLAARAAAARMAELLTEPVGATVGFCIRFETKVSAGTRIEVLTEGVLTRRLQSDPELAGVGLVIFDEFHERSLEADLGLALCLDVQEVLRPDLRLLVMSATLDTAAVAGLLGGAPVLAAQGRAFPVTIQHLPEGVALALPERRQDLARQTAAGIRQLLAETTGDLLAFLPGGGEIRATMAELAARPQEGLLTAPLYGDLPRIDQERALMPDPGGRRRVVLASAIAETSLTIEGVEGVVDCGWTRAPRFDANRGLGRLVTVRVSQAEASQRAGRAGRLGPGRCLRLWPASLTPSLRPDRLPEMLASDLAGLALELAAWGVHDPSALRWLDPPPAAAWEQGRALLAELGALDAAGQLTARGRAMARLPAEPRLASLLLAAAQWGVPALGCDLAAILSERDLLLPTAQPRPCDLELRLQALAAFRQQGGAAARSRGADPEACRRVTQASRAWERLLPARQGESDRSDASDPSDKASRPGALLAAAFPDRVARLRPGRRHHFTLAAGRGAVLPPHDPLAGHEFLVVPALDAGRSEGRIFLAAEVHAGELRSVLEERIEVAEEVRWDDGLAAAVGRREERLGAVVLASLPLARPEPAALAACLLAQLTRLGPGALPFSPAARELQARVLSLRAWRPAEGWPDLSDQALGQELAGWLGPALAGLASLADLARLDLAALLAGRLTWEERQRLVTGAPTHLTVPSGSRRRLAYQPGGPPVLAVRLQELFGLAATPTVCWGQVPVMLHLLSPAGRPIQVTQDLAGFWARTYPEVRRELRGRYPRHPWPEDPWRAPPTSRAQPRPRR